The stretch of DNA CGACTAAGACTTGCAATGTTTCTCTACCATTACACAACTCGAACTCTAAAAAAGCTATATTGCATgttagtttcttcttttctcttctctcttcttttcgtCTTTTTACTCTTTAATGCCTTTGTCTTGACCTCTTGACAGAGATATTAAGACACTATTTTCATCTTAAAAGCTCTTAAGagatctcatctttttttttttgtcctttttctttttagagttTTGTAACCTTCGAGTCTTAATgctcttctgatttttttttaggtatcTATACAAAGGCAATTACAATTTGATGATCCTCAAAGGTGCATAAAACTAGACTCCTCATCTACTGGTTTTTACTTattgttttggaatttttaaTGGAAGTGGCTTCTATGTTTTTGAGTTGCTGCAGAGATGTGGATGAATGTGAGACTCTAGGGAAAATGTCACAGGGTCAAGATTTGAAGTCACATTTGAGCACTGGTGATGCAGATCTTGAAACTTGTAAAAGCGATTCACATGAGGTATTTAGATTATTATAGATGCTTAAAAGAACAATGTGACTGGTGTAATGCAAGAGAGTTTGAATTTTCTATTAACATCTACTGTCTTTGGTTTTGTAGGAAGGTACTTTTGGTAAAGCTGCTCGGTTTGCGGAACTGAGACGAAGAGCATCAATTGAATCTGATAGTACAATGTCAAGCACTGGAAGTGTCATTGAGCCAAATACTCCTGAAGAAGTTGCTAAGCCTTTGAGACATCCCACTAAGCATCTACTTCATTCAGCTAAAATTCTGTTTGAAGAGCCTCGTGTATCAGAATCCGAGTGGTCAGGAAGTTCTGATCATGGTGGTATCAGCACTGATGACTCAACCAATAGTTCTAATGATACAACCGCGAGGGACACCACGAGAAACTCTTCGGATGAGGATGAAACAGAGAAGCTTAAAAGCGAGGTTGCTGGTTTGACGAGGCAAGCAGATCTTTCTGAGATGGAACTGCAAAGCCTACGGAAACAAATTGTTAAAGAGACTAAAAGAAGTCAAGATCTCCTCAGGGAAGTGAATAGCTTGAAGCAGGAGAGAGATACGTTAAAACAAGATTGCGAGAGACATAAAGTATCTGACAAGCATCAAGGAGAAACTAATATGAGGAGGAACAGGTTGCAGTTTGAAGGAAGAGATCCATGGATTCTTTTGGAGGAAACAAGAGAGGAACTTGACTATGAGAAAGATCGAAATTTCAATCTCCGGTTACAGCTCCAGAAGACGCAAGAATCAAACTCAGAGTTGATTCTTGCTGTTCAAGATCTTGAAGAAATGCTTGAGGAGAAGAGTAAGGAAGTGAGAACCTCTGATGAGATTGAAGAATCAATGAGAAGTGAGGCAGAGGAAGATGAGGATGGAAAGGCACTTGAGGACCTCGTAAAGAAACATGTGGACGCTAAAGATACACACGTCTTGGAGCAGAAGATCACTGATCTGTATAATGAGATTGAGATCTATAAACGTGATAAAGATGAGCTTGAGATACAGATGGAACAGCTTGCTTTGGACTATGAGATACTGAAACAGGAAAATCATGATATCTCATACAAGCTAGAGCAGAGCCAACTTCAAGAACAGTTAAAGATGCAATACGAATGTTCATCTTCACTTGTGGATGTGACAGAGCTTGAGAACCAAGTGGAGAGTCTTGAAACTGAGCTGAAGAAACAATCCGAAGAGTTTTCGGAGTCTTTGTGCCGGATTAAAGAACTTGAAACACAAATGAAGactttggaagaagagatggtGAAACAAGCTCAGGTGTTTGAGGCAGACATTGATGCTGTTACGCGAGGTAAAGTGGAGCAAGAGCAAAGAGCTATCCAAGCTGAAGAAACTTTAAGGAAGACGAGGTGGAAAAATGCTAGTGTTGCTGGAAAACTCCAAGATGAATTCAAGAGACTCGCTGAGCAGATGGATTCGATGTTTACATCAAATGAGAAAATGGCTATGAAGGCGATGACAGAAGCTAACGAGTTACGAATGCAGAAACGTCAACTAGAAGAAATGATCAAGAACGCTAACGATGAGCTCCGAGCAAACCAAGCTGAGTACGAGGCAAAGCTCTATGAGCTTTCTGAAAAGCTGAGTTTCAAAACAAGTCAGATGGAGGAAATGTTAGAGAATCTTGATGAGAAATCTAATGATATAGAGAAACAGAAGAGGCATGAAGAGGATGTTACTGCAAACTTAAACCAAGAGATCACAATGCTGAAGGAGGAGATTGAGAACCTGAAGAAGGACAAAGATAGCCTCGTGTTACAGGC from Camelina sativa cultivar DH55 chromosome 9, Cs, whole genome shotgun sequence encodes:
- the LOC104714681 gene encoding flagellar attachment zone protein 1-like isoform X1 codes for the protein MFKSARWRNEKNRIKVVFRLKFHSTQASQFNTEGLVLSIVPGDVGKPTARSEKAIVKDGHCRWEIPVYETVKFLKDAKTGKVNQRIYHLIVSSTTAGSTRGGLVGETSIDFADYVDATKTCNVSLPLHNSNSKKAILHVSIQRQLQFDDPQRDVDECETLGKMSQGQDLKSHLSTGDADLETCKSDSHEEGTFGKAARFAELRRRASIESDSTMSSTGSVIEPNTPEEVAKPLRHPTKHLLHSAKILFEEPRVSESEWSGSSDHGGISTDDSTNSSNDTTARDTTRNSSDEDETEKLKSEVAGLTRQADLSEMELQSLRKQIVKETKRSQDLLREVNSLKQERDTLKQDCERHKVSDKHQGETNMRRNRLQFEGRDPWILLEETREELDYEKDRNFNLRLQLQKTQESNSELILAVQDLEEMLEEKSKEVRTSDEIEESMRSEAEEDEDGKALEDLVKKHVDAKDTHVLEQKITDLYNEIEIYKRDKDELEIQMEQLALDYEILKQENHDISYKLEQSQLQEQLKMQYECSSSLVDVTELENQVESLETELKKQSEEFSESLCRIKELETQMKTLEEEMVKQAQVFEADIDAVTRGKVEQEQRAIQAEETLRKTRWKNASVAGKLQDEFKRLAEQMDSMFTSNEKMAMKAMTEANELRMQKRQLEEMIKNANDELRANQAEYEAKLYELSEKLSFKTSQMEEMLENLDEKSNDIEKQKRHEEDVTANLNQEITMLKEEIENLKKDKDSLVLQAEHLRDELEKTSESVMEAEASVHREKMKKVEVESKISLMRKESESLAEELEAVKLVKDEKETSILLLQTELETVRAQCNDLKHSLSENDVEMEKHKKQVAQVKTELKKKEEAMANLEKKLKESRTAINNLTKTAQRSNNNIKGSPVGSTKEVAVMKDKIKLLEGQIKLKETALESSSNMFIEKEKSLKNRIKELETKLDQLDQSSQEMSDKEPLNGQENEDIRVLVAEMESLRESNGSMELELKEMRERYSEISLRFAEVEGERQQLVMTVRNLKNAKRS